The Alteromonas stellipolaris genome includes a region encoding these proteins:
- a CDS encoding aminotransferase-like domain-containing protein, protein MTLYESLASELKAQIDRGLFGEGDKLPSVRQLSAEHHVSIATVQEAYRVLESQMYVEAKPKSGYFVSSNSTLNNTPKMTKPPQRPMDVSQWEDVLNMLLNTFNKDSDIETRCQFQHAMPNMTAKTLKPLTKRLHELTKNRPLDGMVYGDVKGDRNLRKQLSRLTAASGCRLQSDEFIVTSGCQEALSVCLRAVADAGDVIVVESPGFYGAMQAIKGANLKALEIPTDSETGLSLDALKLALDQWPVKAILVAPTVNNPQGFVMPDDKKKALYDMAREYDVAIIEDDIYGDIAYSYPRPRTVKSFDEDGRVLLCSSFSKTLAPGFRVGWIAPGSFRNKVLHAKYVSSSMCPTLPQLAIASYIEQGGYDKHIRAMRHYYLSARDALRADIKRYFPTDTCVSYPQGGYVLWVELNTKYDAVKLADKAKEYGIYIAPGQLFSATGKYRNCLRFNFIDGSQEVRTESIKLLGALIETLA, encoded by the coding sequence ATGACACTGTATGAGTCGCTTGCGAGTGAACTAAAAGCGCAAATAGATCGCGGCCTATTTGGGGAAGGGGATAAGCTTCCCTCGGTAAGGCAATTGTCTGCAGAGCATCACGTTAGCATCGCTACCGTGCAAGAAGCCTATCGGGTTTTAGAGTCTCAAATGTACGTTGAAGCGAAGCCTAAATCAGGCTATTTCGTATCGTCAAATTCCACATTGAATAACACGCCTAAAATGACCAAGCCGCCGCAACGGCCTATGGATGTGTCTCAGTGGGAAGATGTACTCAACATGTTGTTGAATACGTTCAACAAAGACAGTGATATTGAAACGCGATGCCAGTTCCAGCACGCCATGCCTAATATGACCGCTAAAACCCTTAAGCCACTAACAAAGCGCCTGCATGAGCTAACGAAAAACCGGCCACTTGATGGCATGGTGTATGGTGATGTGAAGGGCGATCGCAATCTCAGGAAGCAGCTTAGCCGACTTACCGCAGCCTCGGGTTGCAGACTACAGTCTGACGAGTTCATTGTTACCTCTGGTTGCCAAGAAGCATTGTCGGTATGCCTTCGTGCGGTAGCCGATGCGGGTGATGTGATTGTGGTTGAATCACCAGGCTTTTACGGTGCCATGCAAGCGATAAAAGGTGCGAATTTAAAAGCACTAGAAATACCTACCGACTCCGAAACTGGCTTGAGTTTAGATGCCCTAAAGCTGGCACTAGATCAGTGGCCTGTGAAAGCTATTCTAGTAGCCCCTACCGTCAATAATCCTCAAGGCTTTGTTATGCCTGATGATAAGAAAAAAGCGCTTTACGATATGGCACGAGAATACGATGTCGCTATTATTGAAGACGATATTTATGGCGACATTGCCTATTCATATCCGCGGCCCAGAACGGTTAAATCGTTTGACGAGGATGGTCGAGTATTGCTGTGTTCGTCGTTTTCAAAAACGCTGGCGCCGGGGTTTAGAGTAGGGTGGATAGCTCCCGGAAGCTTCAGGAACAAAGTACTTCATGCAAAGTATGTTAGCAGTTCCATGTGCCCCACATTGCCTCAGTTAGCTATAGCAAGCTACATTGAGCAAGGCGGTTACGATAAACACATACGTGCAATGCGCCACTATTATTTAAGTGCAAGAGATGCACTTAGGGCAGATATAAAGCGTTATTTCCCCACAGATACCTGTGTGAGTTACCCACAAGGTGGCTACGTACTTTGGGTTGAATTAAATACGAAATATGACGCGGTTAAACTGGCAGATAAAGCCAAAGAATATGGTATTTATATTGCGCCAGGGCAGCTTTTTTCGGCTACAGGGAAGTACCGAAATTGCTTACGCTTCAACTTTATTGACGGCTCACAGGAAGTTCGCACTGAGAGTATAAAATTGCTTGGTGCACTGATTGAGACATTAGCCTAA
- a CDS encoding LysE family translocator, translating into METSLLFALATFAFVSTVTPGPNNLMLLASGAQYGYKKSIPHMIGIVIGVAGLMISTLLGVGALFTLFPALYTVLKVLGITYLLWLAIKIATAPTDEIEIKKTTRQGPLKWWEGALFQLINPKAWMMALASVGTFTLPGEHYAESGLAIVLAFALIGFPCISIWAAVGAKIKIWLSSPMRRKRFNFTMAAATAATLFLIV; encoded by the coding sequence ATGGAAACTTCGTTACTTTTTGCACTGGCCACGTTTGCTTTTGTTAGCACAGTAACGCCGGGGCCCAATAACCTAATGCTATTGGCATCAGGGGCGCAGTACGGTTACAAAAAGTCGATTCCGCATATGATCGGAATTGTTATTGGCGTAGCAGGCCTAATGATTAGTACGCTGTTGGGTGTAGGGGCACTTTTCACCTTATTTCCCGCCTTGTATACCGTACTAAAAGTACTGGGCATTACTTATTTATTGTGGCTGGCTATAAAAATTGCTACCGCCCCTACTGATGAAATTGAAATTAAGAAAACCACCCGACAAGGGCCACTAAAATGGTGGGAAGGCGCATTATTTCAATTAATTAACCCTAAAGCGTGGATGATGGCATTGGCTAGCGTGGGCACATTTACGTTACCTGGCGAACACTATGCAGAATCTGGATTAGCTATTGTGTTAGCGTTTGCCTTAATCGGTTTTCCGTGTATTTCAATATGGGCTGCCGTGGGCGCAAAAATTAAAATTTGGCTTAGCTCGCCCATGCGCAGAAAGCGTTTCAACTTCACCATGGCCGCAGCCACCGCTGCTACCTTGTTTTTGATTGTGTGA
- a CDS encoding YHYH protein, whose translation MHSVKVFLIAFIFSVTLVGCGGSSDDTSVVDEVIVDDDTQDDSVDDTVDDEITTYYNVDLFTVLPLTENEVSCTLENGSETTCYELTFAANTVGDTEGEGTVGPYCPDSISTPRIEAGLGVYDGETNPGFQSLVDAAQGMDADGYDIVDEDGNIRSGGGGDFSYCLSMAFDSSLTVTYLIPVTPEFRSEAYYIPTVGSIGLGINGIPIKGDPPSVTTAEAGIGGTGSGNIPALDHCGGHADPAGYYHWHFIPQSINTVFDAPEYNFTNLYGISCTNTYIEYEDHAAFAGLAKDGFPIYAAYDLIDGTNTLPADVATIDECNGHTHATEEFPDGAYHYHALETGAPTVPVCLMGSYVDRNDFSVQ comes from the coding sequence ATGCATAGTGTTAAAGTGTTTCTAATTGCGTTCATATTCTCTGTAACCTTAGTTGGTTGTGGTGGGTCAAGTGATGATACAAGTGTTGTGGATGAGGTCATTGTCGATGATGATACGCAAGATGATTCTGTAGACGACACAGTGGATGACGAGATAACTACTTACTACAACGTAGATTTATTTACCGTATTACCACTTACCGAGAACGAAGTGAGCTGTACCCTTGAAAACGGCAGCGAAACCACCTGTTATGAGCTAACCTTTGCAGCCAATACCGTGGGTGATACCGAAGGTGAGGGGACCGTTGGGCCTTATTGCCCCGATTCCATATCTACGCCTAGAATTGAAGCTGGTTTAGGAGTTTACGACGGTGAAACCAACCCTGGCTTTCAATCGCTAGTTGATGCGGCACAAGGAATGGACGCAGACGGCTACGATATTGTTGATGAGGATGGGAATATTCGCTCTGGTGGCGGTGGCGACTTCAGTTACTGTTTATCTATGGCTTTCGACTCAAGTTTAACAGTAACGTATTTAATTCCCGTCACCCCAGAATTTCGCTCTGAAGCCTATTATATTCCTACCGTTGGCAGTATCGGTTTAGGTATTAATGGTATTCCAATTAAAGGCGATCCGCCCAGTGTGACAACTGCTGAAGCGGGTATTGGTGGCACAGGTAGCGGAAACATCCCCGCGTTAGATCATTGCGGTGGTCATGCTGATCCTGCCGGGTATTATCATTGGCACTTTATTCCTCAATCTATCAATACGGTGTTCGATGCACCAGAATACAACTTCACTAATCTGTACGGCATTAGTTGTACCAATACTTATATTGAATACGAAGATCACGCTGCGTTTGCGGGCTTAGCGAAAGACGGTTTTCCTATCTACGCTGCTTACGATCTGATTGACGGGACCAACACCCTTCCTGCTGATGTAGCCACTATTGATGAGTGTAATGGCCATACCCATGCCACCGAAGAGTTCCCAGATGGCGCATACCATTACCATGCATTAGAAACGGGGGCGCCAACTGTACCGGTCTGTTTGATGGGAAGCTACGTCGATAGAAACGACTTCTCTGTTCAATAA
- a CDS encoding M48 metallopeptidase family protein: MSDYARYFNGYPASVVAQALQLIADNKLSNYLVKKYPNAHTITTDKLLYNYATDLKKRYVKNAPPFGRAAFKKQGDMVTNALGTHTYRMQGKTRKHDLAINSDLLHAPEPLLKALVVHELAHFKEKDHNKGFYQLCCYMEPDYHQLELDLRLFCVVVAMGENPYR; encoded by the coding sequence GTGAGTGACTACGCACGATATTTTAATGGCTACCCTGCAAGTGTTGTTGCGCAAGCACTTCAACTAATAGCTGACAACAAGTTAAGCAATTACCTCGTTAAAAAATACCCCAATGCGCATACTATAACGACCGATAAGTTACTTTATAATTATGCTACCGACCTTAAAAAGCGTTATGTAAAAAATGCGCCCCCATTTGGCCGAGCGGCCTTTAAAAAGCAAGGTGATATGGTTACTAATGCCTTAGGTACGCATACCTATCGTATGCAGGGTAAAACACGTAAACATGACTTAGCCATTAACAGCGACTTATTGCACGCCCCCGAACCATTATTAAAGGCGCTAGTGGTACATGAACTTGCTCATTTCAAAGAAAAAGATCACAACAAGGGCTTCTATCAACTTTGTTGTTATATGGAGCCGGATTACCACCAGTTAGAACTAGATTTACGTTTGTTTTGTGTTGTGGTTGCTATGGGCGAAAATCCTTACCGATAA